From Paraburkholderia sprentiae WSM5005:
GTGTCGCGAGCGCGATCGCGCATGGCGGAATCCTGTTTTTGCTCGGCCTGCGCGGCGGGCGCTCGGTGCGCCAGTGTGGCTGTTTTCACTCCAAACCTCGTCGGTGGTTCGCCGGTGGTACATACGTACACCGTGGCCGGTTCTCCGGCGGCGGGGAGCAATCTTACCCGGTCCGACGGCGGCGCTCCCACCAGGATGCGCTACCAGATAGACGGCACGAAACGGTAACGCACACGAGCCATGTATTCGGTGTAGCCGTCGAGCTGCTCGGCGAGCAGCCGCTCCTCGCGCACCGCGCGCCAGCCCATGCCGTACGCCATCACCGGCAGCGCCAGAAGCCCCCACCACGAGCCGAGCAAGAGCGGCGTGCCGACGAAGAACACCAGCGCGGCCGCGTACATCGGATGACGGACGTACGCGTAGGGGCCGGTGTCGGCGACCTTGTGCCCGCGGCTCGCCTGGATCTTGACGACCGGCGCCGCATAGCTGTTCGCGCGAAACACCAGGCGACACAAGAAGATGCACAGGAACACGCACAGCGCGCCGAGGCTCATGAGCCACACCGGCAGCGGCGCGGACCAGCGAAAGCGCATCGCATCGAAGCCCATCAGGATCAGCCAGCCGCACCACGCGGCCCCGATCCCGGCCATGAATAGACGATCCCAGCGGCTTTGCTGCGCCTGCACGAGCGGCGCGAGCCGCTCGGCGAGCAGCGCGGGATCATGCCGCGCGAGCCACACGCCGAGCCACAGGCTCAATACCGCCAGCTCGAGCAGATACCACCATGCGGCCGGCCACGCGAGCGTGCCGGCCGCGCCGAACAGCAGCACGCCCATGAACGCCAGCCACGCCAGCGATTGCAGGATCAGACGCGTGAGCATGTGCGGCTTCCTCGCGCGGTCGGGTTACGCGCTGTCGTCGCGCGTGCGCACGCGCTCGAACACGTCGG
This genomic window contains:
- a CDS encoding methyltransferase family protein is translated as MLTRLILQSLAWLAFMGVLLFGAAGTLAWPAAWWYLLELAVLSLWLGVWLARHDPALLAERLAPLVQAQQSRWDRLFMAGIGAAWCGWLILMGFDAMRFRWSAPLPVWLMSLGALCVFLCIFLCRLVFRANSYAAPVVKIQASRGHKVADTGPYAYVRHPMYAAALVFFVGTPLLLGSWWGLLALPVMAYGMGWRAVREERLLAEQLDGYTEYMARVRYRFVPSIW